A window of Haloarcula marismortui ATCC 43049 genomic DNA:
AAGTCCGGGCCGTCGTGTTCGAAGGGGCCGGCGACCGCGCCTTCTCTGCCGGGGCCGACATCTCCGGCTTTGCGGACCGCGACCCCGCACAGACATCGGAGCCGACGGACGTGTTCACGACGGTCGCCGAGTATCCCCGACCGACGCTGGCGCGCATCGACGGCTACTGTCTCGGGGCGGGCCTGGAGCTTGCCCTCGCCTGTGACCTCCGGCTGGCGACGACCGACTCGGAGTTCGGCTTCCCCGAAATCACGCTCGGCCTGCTACCCGGCGGCGGCGGGACCCAGCGCGCGATCCGAATGTTGACCGACGCCCGGGCGAAGGAACTCGTGTTCCGCGGCGAGCACATCTCCGCCGAGCGGGCGGCCGACTGGGGACTCATCAACCGGGCCGTCGACGCCGACGAGTTCGATGACGTGGTCGGGGAGTTCGTCGATGACCTCGTTTCAGGGCCGCCGATTGCCCTGCGGAAGGCCAAGCGCGTGATGAACGAGGGGGCCGACGAGAGTCTCGACGCCGGCCTCGAAATGGAGAGCCAGGCCTTTGCGCTCCTGTTGACCACTGACGACGTAGCGGAAGGGACGGCGGCCTTTGCAGCCGACCGCGAACCGGAGTTCGAGGGAGAGTAGCGGCCGTTGCCGCTGACGGCTCTGCCCTACTCGCGGTAGCGACGGACTGGCTCCAACTCGTCGCTGTCCACGTCCTCGAACGCCTCGCGGGCGATGGTCCGAAGATGGACCTCGTCGGCCCCGTCGACGATGCGGAACGTCCTGACCAGTTCGTAGAAATCCGCCAGCGGGAGGTCCCGGCCGATGCCGTTGCCGCCACAGAACTGGACCGCGGTGTCGATGGCGTCCTGTGTCGCCCGGGCGGCGAACACCTTGCTCATCGACACCTCGACGCGGGCCTCCTGCCCGGCGGCGATGGCGTCTGCGGCGGCCCGGACCAGCGCCCGCGCGGCCTGAATCTGTGTCTCCTGTTCGGCGATTTCAAAGCGGACGTGCTGTTTGTCGGCCACGGAGTCGCCGAAGGCCTGCCGTTCGGTGGTGTAGGCCTTGGCGATGGACAGCGCCCGTTCGGCCATCCCCGAGAAACGCATGCAGTGGGTGAGCCGCGCCGGGCCGAGCCGTTGCTGGACGTGCTGGAAGCCGTTGCCTTCCTCGCCCAGCAGGTGTTCTTCGGGGACGCGAACGCCGTTGAACTCGATTTCGGCGTGGCCCTTCGGGTCACCCTGGCTGCCCATATGCGGGACGTTCCGAACGATGTCCACGCCGTCGGCGTCGGCCGGGACGATGAACACTGAACACCCTTCATACGGATGCACGTCCTCGTCCGTCCGGGCAAAGACGAGCAGGATGTCGGCGTCGACGCCACCGGTCGTCCACCACTTGTGGCCGTCGATGACCCACTCGTCACCCTCCTTCTGTGCCGTGGTGCGTATCATCTTCGGGTCAGAGCCCGCGCCCTGCATCGGCTCGGTCATCGCAAAGCCCGACTGAATCTCACCCTCGACGAGCGGGTCGAGGTACTCCGATTTCTGGAGGTCAGTCCCTTGCATCTCCAGCAGGTGCATATTCCCCTCGTCGGGCGCGTCGACGCGCATCGCAAGTGGACCGAGCAGACTCCGACCGGCTTCTTCGAACGTCGGCAACACGTCCCGGAAGTCATAGCCCATCCCACCGTGCTCTTCAGGAATCTGTGGGGCGTACACGTCGTACTCCCGTGCGGCAGCGCGGAGGTCGCGGACTGTTGCATCGGAGATGGCCGTCCCGCCCGCGAGTTCTCGCTCCCGCGGAATGACGACCTCGTCCATCAACGCTCGGGCACGCTCGGCGAGCGCAGTCGCGGCCTCGGAATCGGTGAACGATATCATGGCACATTCTCGTTCTCGCACGTCGACATCATAAGTGTTGGAGCACAGCGAACGCGTGGTCGGTTGTTTATTTCCCGGCGCTGTGCTCCGACACGCCCACCGCGACGCATCCGGGAGACGCCGGGCGTCGGCGGTAGTTTCATACCCGGGCCAGTCCAAGCCGCTGCCGTGAGCGAGAGTCCAGACGTTGAGGCCGTCTTCTGGGACATCGGGGGCGTCATCCTTCGGATGGCGTCCGTCCGGGCGGCCCACCGCGAGTTTGTCGACCGCCTGTGTGCCGAGTACCCGGCGACTGGGGATTCCGACGCGGCCCTCGAACAATGGCGGGATGTCCTCGGAACGTACTTCGGTGAACGCGAAGGGACAGCGTTCCGGCCAGCCCGCGAGGGCTACCGGCGGGCAATCGATGAGATTCTGACAGTCAGTCCCGAGAAAACCGAGTGGGAAGCA
This region includes:
- a CDS encoding acyl-CoA dehydrogenase family protein, whose amino-acid sequence is MISFTDSEAATALAERARALMDEVVIPRERELAGGTAISDATVRDLRAAAREYDVYAPQIPEEHGGMGYDFRDVLPTFEEAGRSLLGPLAMRVDAPDEGNMHLLEMQGTDLQKSEYLDPLVEGEIQSGFAMTEPMQGAGSDPKMIRTTAQKEGDEWVIDGHKWWTTGGVDADILLVFARTDEDVHPYEGCSVFIVPADADGVDIVRNVPHMGSQGDPKGHAEIEFNGVRVPEEHLLGEEGNGFQHVQQRLGPARLTHCMRFSGMAERALSIAKAYTTERQAFGDSVADKQHVRFEIAEQETQIQAARALVRAAADAIAAGQEARVEVSMSKVFAARATQDAIDTAVQFCGGNGIGRDLPLADFYELVRTFRIVDGADEVHLRTIAREAFEDVDSDELEPVRRYRE